The Gemmatimonadota bacterium sequence CCTCCGGCCGCTGAGCGCGGCCTTCGGTGCATATCCGGCAATGCCCAACCTTATGGCGAATGACTGGAAGGAGAGGCGAAGGCCCGTGGAAGTTAGGGCAGTTCTGAAACGCCTGGGCTGGTGTTCGGTCGGGGCGGCGGCGGCGATTGGCCTCGCCCTGGCAGCGGTCGAGCCACCTTCATCGCCGTTTCTTCTTGCCTCGCTCGGAGGCTCCGCCGTGTTCGTCTTTGGCCTCACCCGTGCCCCTGCGGCCCAACCGCGGGCTCTGCTCGGCGGCCACCTGGGAGGCGCACTGATCGGGATCTCTTGTTCTCGGGTGTTCGGCGACGCGCTGTGGGTCTCCGTTCTTGCGGTGGCCCTGACGCTCGCGTTCATGCTCGTCACCAAGACCGTGCATCCACCAGCCGGGGCGAATCCACTCATCATGGTGCATGCACATGCCGGGTTTCTCGCTCTCTGGAACCCCGTCGGCCTGAGCGTACTCATTCTCGCCTTGGTTGGTGCCGTCTGGAGCCGTGTCGGCCCTCGCATGGTGCGATACCCGGTGAACTGGTTTGAGCCCTCGCCGCCCACGATGGGCTGGGGGTGGTTGGAGTGAAGAGCGTGAGCACCGAACCGGCGCATCCAGCGGTCGGCGCTTCGCGCCGCCGGTGATACGCGGCGTTCGGCGACTCTCGACACACGCGCAGGCTCGAGGCGAGAAGCCGACAGGCACAGAGACGGATAGTCGTATCATGGCGTCGTGCAGTTCGAGTGGGATGCGGCGAAAGCTGCTCGGAACTTGGCGAAACACGGCGTGTCCTTCGACGAGGCGTCGACCGTGTTCGGCGATCCTTTGGCGGGCACGATTGGCGATCCCAGCCATTCCGGCGAGGAGCCGCGCTTCATCACGATCGGGCGTTCGAGGAGTCAGCGCCTGATCACCGTCGCTCACGCGGAACGTGAGGATCGCATCCGAATCATCAGCGCCCGCCGGGCAGCCCGGCGCGAGAGAAGACACTATGAGTCAGAGACGCAAGGCTGAGCCCGACGACGACCTGCTCCCGGAGTATGACTTCAGCGGAGCCGTCCGTGGCAAGTACTACGAACGTTACCGCCAGGGCACGAATGTTGTGCTCCTCGATCCTGATGTCGCCGCTGTCTTCCGTGATTCTGCGGCCGTAAATCACACGCTTCGGTTGTTGGTCGCTTTGGCAAAGGCAAAGGCGGCTGGGCAGAAGCGCACGGGTCGGCGCCCGCGATCGCCGAAGAAGCCGCTGCAGCCGGCGAGCCGCGCAACTCGTGGTGCGCGCCGCCACAGGGGCGCGGGCGCGGCTCGCGGCTGAGCAGCACCGTTGGACCTGCGCGGTCGGGTTTGACGCGGCGGAGAATTATGGCCATGTTCTGGCCAGATGCGCCATGAGGTCATCTTGGCC is a genomic window containing:
- a CDS encoding HPP family protein; this encodes MANDWKERRRPVEVRAVLKRLGWCSVGAAAAIGLALAAVEPPSSPFLLASLGGSAVFVFGLTRAPAAQPRALLGGHLGGALIGISCSRVFGDALWVSVLAVALTLAFMLVTKTVHPPAGANPLIMVHAHAGFLALWNPVGLSVLILALVGAVWSRVGPRMVRYPVNWFEPSPPTMGWGWLE
- a CDS encoding BrnT family toxin, which translates into the protein MQFEWDAAKAARNLAKHGVSFDEASTVFGDPLAGTIGDPSHSGEEPRFITIGRSRSQRLITVAHAEREDRIRIISARRAARRERRHYESETQG